One window of uncultured Campylobacter sp. genomic DNA carries:
- a CDS encoding AtpZ/AtpI family protein: MRVTKNLNKIVKGACDISLGISIVVAIGIGVAIGLGLRHLTGSLLLLWLGIAIGIAAAFLNVYRACKALNSSLKELENDPKYKADPKNFDDDDDEWDERD, encoded by the coding sequence ATGAGAGTAACGAAAAATTTAAACAAAATCGTAAAGGGCGCCTGCGACATCAGTCTAGGCATCTCAATCGTCGTAGCAATCGGCATCGGAGTAGCGATCGGGCTTGGGCTGCGGCACCTCACGGGCTCGCTGCTTCTGCTCTGGCTTGGCATCGCTATCGGCATCGCAGCGGCGTTTCTGAACGTTTACCGCGCGTGCAAGGCGCTAAATTCGAGCTTAAAAGAACTTGAAAACGATCCGAAATACAAGGCGGATCCGAAAAATTTTGACGACGATGACGATGAATGGGATGAGCGGGATTGA
- the hemL gene encoding glutamate-1-semialdehyde 2,1-aminomutase, whose amino-acid sequence MNNHDEFLAAQKLIPGGVDSPVRAFGNVGGEPFMVDRGEGSYIYDVEGKRYLDFVQSWGPLIFGHADADIERAVVQTAKKGLSFGASSPLETQLASLVLKNFDFLDKIRFTSSGTEATMSAIRLARAFSGRDKILKFEGCYHGHSDSLLVKAGSGASTFGNASSAGVPQDVAKNTYLARYNDIQSVKNVLAQNDIGTIIIEPIAGNMGLVPADPKFLTELRALCDEKKIVLIIDEVMSGFRASELGSYGIYGVRGDLVTFGKVIGGGMSVAAFAGKREIMDMISPLGAVYQAGTLSGNPIAMAAGIASLSKIYASSGLYERLGELARRLADGLYAIAQRRGIALQTACVGSMFGYFFADEEVRDYDGALRADTVRFAKFHGEMIKRGVFLAPSQFETGFICASMDEAQIDFALNAADEAMAAL is encoded by the coding sequence ATGAATAATCATGACGAATTTTTAGCAGCACAAAAACTTATCCCAGGCGGCGTAGATTCGCCTGTGCGAGCATTCGGCAACGTAGGCGGCGAGCCTTTTATGGTGGATCGCGGCGAGGGCTCGTACATCTACGACGTTGAGGGCAAAAGATATCTCGACTTCGTGCAGAGCTGGGGTCCGCTCATCTTCGGTCACGCCGACGCAGACATTGAGCGCGCCGTCGTGCAAACCGCCAAAAAAGGGCTAAGCTTCGGCGCATCCAGCCCGCTTGAGACGCAGCTTGCCTCGCTCGTGCTAAAAAATTTCGATTTCCTAGATAAGATTCGCTTTACCAGCAGCGGCACGGAAGCCACGATGAGCGCGATCCGTCTTGCGCGCGCCTTTAGCGGACGGGATAAAATTTTAAAATTTGAGGGCTGCTACCACGGCCACAGCGACAGCCTGCTCGTCAAAGCGGGCAGCGGCGCAAGCACCTTCGGTAACGCAAGCAGCGCGGGCGTACCGCAGGACGTCGCAAAAAACACCTACCTAGCCAGATACAACGACATACAAAGCGTAAAGAACGTCCTGGCGCAAAACGACATCGGCACGATCATCATCGAGCCTATCGCGGGAAATATGGGCCTAGTACCCGCTGATCCTAAATTTTTAACCGAGCTTCGCGCGCTGTGCGATGAGAAAAAGATCGTACTGATAATCGACGAGGTAATGAGCGGCTTTCGCGCGAGCGAGCTAGGTAGCTACGGCATCTACGGCGTCCGCGGCGATCTGGTAACCTTCGGCAAGGTCATCGGCGGCGGTATGAGCGTGGCGGCGTTTGCGGGCAAGCGCGAAATCATGGATATGATAAGCCCGCTAGGAGCGGTGTATCAAGCGGGCACGCTAAGCGGAAACCCCATCGCAATGGCTGCGGGCATCGCCAGCCTAAGTAAAATTTACGCTAGCAGCGGCCTTTACGAAAGGCTCGGCGAGCTTGCGCGTAGGCTCGCAGACGGGCTTTACGCCATAGCACAGCGCCGCGGTATAGCGCTGCAAACCGCCTGCGTCGGCTCGATGTTCGGTTACTTTTTCGCGGATGAAGAGGTGCGCGACTATGACGGCGCCTTGCGAGCAGACACCGTGCGCTTTGCGAAATTTCACGGCGAGATGATTAAGCGCGGCGTATTTTTGGCGCCTAGTCAGTTTGAGACGGGCTTTATCTGCGCCAGCATGGACGAAGCGCAGATCGACTTTGCGCTAAACGCCGCGGATGAAGCGATGGCGGCGCTTTAA
- a CDS encoding cytochrome C oxidase subunit III: protein MKFKHIFYIIAPKIRNEKMRNFIFLALFLTATIFFLPRGAQAESFITDEEYGAMLYKNPRGIGCDKCHGEKGEGSLIARYKEFNRTAGAYYERALNAPPINNLSLQELADGISSSRDVMPSYFLTQNEIIIIYKYIKSINQPKKKEKK from the coding sequence ATGAAATTTAAGCACATTTTTTATATTATTGCGCCAAAAATTCGAAACGAGAAGATGCGAAATTTTATATTTTTAGCGCTATTTTTAACCGCGACCATATTTTTTCTACCTCGCGGCGCGCAAGCCGAGAGCTTTATCACAGACGAGGAGTACGGCGCGATGCTGTACAAAAACCCCCGCGGCATCGGCTGCGACAAGTGCCACGGCGAGAAGGGTGAGGGCTCGCTGATCGCGAGGTATAAAGAATTTAACCGCACCGCAGGCGCCTATTACGAGCGCGCCCTAAACGCGCCGCCGATCAATAATCTCTCGCTTCAGGAGCTCGCCGACGGGATCAGTAGCTCGCGCGATGTGATGCCAAGCTACTTCCTGACGCAAAACGAGATCATCATCATCTACAAATATATAAAGTCGATAAATCAACCCAAAAAGAAGGAGAAAAAATGA
- a CDS encoding ArsS family sensor histidine kinase: MKVRSSIFYTITFIFALAAVGVSLALLWLIGYDQQNYTRELNSKYSIVARANLYQMSKLISDVEYDRQVANFEFSTIRDEAKRNEIIKGAEILDSISADIGSADILLFKRKHYLKITHAGETRLLNDKEYQPYRYDIFKAIYGVILVIILLAYIFIIRKIRPLRKLKRQIDKFAKGDLQIKDVSAGNDEISEVSHAFYEAVTQINKLNESRHLFLRNIMHELKTPITKGRIAVEMIEHGKNQERLISVFERLESLINEFAAVERATAGTALVERGIFSMDEILKEALGIAMIEPGCVTLQNPLGLSLNVDLKLFCVAVKNLIDNAVKYAADGKILIRLDAETMDFITLGEPLQKDFSYYKEAFVKGTNAKQSFGLGLYIVDNIAKAHGLKFTYRRQDELNVFYFEGIEKIATL, from the coding sequence ATGAAAGTAAGATCGTCGATTTTTTATACCATCACGTTCATCTTCGCGCTCGCCGCCGTGGGCGTTTCACTCGCCCTACTCTGGCTCATCGGCTACGATCAGCAAAACTACACCCGCGAGCTAAACTCCAAATACTCCATCGTTGCGCGCGCGAACCTATATCAAATGAGTAAGCTCATCAGCGATGTCGAATACGACCGTCAGGTTGCAAATTTCGAGTTTTCGACCATCCGCGATGAAGCCAAGCGCAATGAGATCATTAAAGGCGCTGAAATTTTAGACAGCATCTCCGCAGACATCGGCTCTGCGGACATCCTGCTTTTTAAACGCAAGCACTACTTAAAAATCACGCACGCTGGCGAGACGCGGCTTTTAAACGACAAGGAGTATCAGCCCTACCGCTACGATATTTTCAAAGCGATCTACGGCGTCATTTTGGTGATCATCCTGCTTGCGTATATTTTCATCATCCGCAAAATTCGCCCTCTTCGCAAGCTTAAGCGCCAGATCGATAAATTTGCTAAAGGCGATCTTCAGATCAAGGACGTAAGCGCGGGAAACGACGAAATTTCCGAGGTTTCGCACGCATTTTACGAGGCGGTCACGCAGATAAACAAGCTTAACGAATCGCGCCATCTGTTTTTGCGAAACATAATGCACGAGCTTAAAACTCCCATCACAAAGGGTCGCATCGCCGTCGAGATGATCGAGCACGGCAAAAATCAAGAGCGCCTCATCTCGGTCTTTGAGCGGCTGGAGAGCCTAATCAACGAATTTGCGGCGGTCGAGCGCGCGACTGCGGGCACGGCGTTAGTCGAACGCGGAATTTTTTCAATGGATGAAATTTTAAAAGAAGCGCTTGGCATCGCGATGATCGAACCCGGCTGCGTCACGCTGCAAAATCCGCTAGGCCTGAGCTTAAACGTCGATCTAAAGCTCTTTTGCGTCGCGGTAAAAAATTTAATCGACAACGCCGTAAAATACGCCGCAGACGGTAAAATTTTAATCCGCTTAGACGCAGAAACGATGGACTTCATAACGCTCGGCGAGCCGCTGCAGAAGGACTTTAGCTACTACAAAGAGGCTTTCGTCAAGGGCACGAACGCTAAGCAAAGCTTCGGCCTGGGGCTCTACATCGTCGATAACATCGCCAAAGCGCACGGGCTAAAATTTACCTACCGCAGACAGGATGAACTAAACGTCTTTTATTTCGAGGGGATTGAAAAGATAGCGACGTTATGA
- a CDS encoding response regulator transcription factor — protein MTKILMIEDDLELAEILSEYLQQYDIDITVADDPFLGLSKLNLENFNLVILDLTLPGMDGLEVCKEIRKNTDIPIIISSARHDLTDKINAFDFGADDYLPKPYNPQELLARIKRHIERYDINSVQRAAKPKKDLEVDDFRHVISFKGQPLSLTIAEYDVLSYLIKKEGGAITREELIYNCSSISEESSSKSIDVIIGRIRLKLGETSKAPSYIHAIRGVGYKLIQ, from the coding sequence ATGACTAAAATTTTAATGATAGAGGACGATTTAGAACTCGCCGAAATTTTAAGCGAATATCTGCAACAATACGATATCGATATCACCGTCGCGGACGATCCGTTTTTAGGGCTTTCTAAGCTAAATTTAGAAAATTTCAACCTCGTGATTTTAGATCTCACGCTTCCTGGGATGGATGGGCTTGAGGTCTGCAAAGAGATCCGTAAAAACACCGATATACCGATCATAATCTCAAGCGCCCGCCACGATCTGACCGATAAGATCAACGCTTTTGACTTCGGCGCGGACGATTATCTGCCAAAGCCCTATAATCCGCAAGAGCTTTTAGCGCGCATCAAACGCCACATCGAGCGCTACGACATAAACTCCGTTCAGCGCGCCGCAAAGCCAAAAAAAGACCTCGAAGTGGATGATTTCCGCCACGTTATTAGCTTCAAAGGACAGCCCCTGTCGCTCACCATCGCCGAATACGACGTACTTTCGTATCTCATCAAAAAGGAAGGCGGCGCGATCACCCGCGAGGAGCTCATCTACAACTGCAGCTCCATAAGCGAGGAATCCTCGAGCAAAAGCATCGACGTCATCATCGGTCGCATTCGTCTAAAACTCGGCGAAACGTCCAAGGCGCCTAGCTACATCCACGCCATCCGCGGCGTAGGCTATAAGCTGATACAGTAA
- a CDS encoding HU family DNA-binding protein: MKKADFIQVVADKAGLSKKDTVKVVDSALEAIKELLVKGDDISFIGFGSFGIAERAAREGKVPGTNRTYKSPATKVVKFKVGKQLKEAVAAAKGKKKK, encoded by the coding sequence ATGAAAAAAGCTGATTTTATCCAGGTAGTTGCCGATAAGGCAGGTCTTTCTAAAAAAGATACTGTTAAGGTAGTTGATTCTGCACTTGAGGCTATCAAAGAGCTTTTGGTAAAAGGTGATGACATAAGCTTCATCGGCTTCGGATCTTTCGGTATTGCAGAGCGTGCAGCTCGCGAGGGTAAAGTTCCTGGCACAAACAGAACTTACAAATCTCCTGCTACTAAAGTAGTAAAATTTAAAGTCGGCAAACAGCTAAAAGAGGCTGTTGCAGCTGCAAAAGGCAAGAAGAAAAAATAA
- a CDS encoding acetyl-CoA carboxylase subunit A codes for MIRKILIANRGEIAVRIIRACRDLHIKSVAIYTKPDVDCLHVKIADEAYEVSADALKGYLDAKKIVEVAKECGADAIHPGYGFLSENFDFAREVEDAGIIFIGPKPDVIRKMGNKNIARYLMRKNGIPIVPGTEKLNHESMDTIKKYAREIGYPVILKASGGGGGRGIREVWDEKDMESAYDSCTREAKTFFNNDEIFMEKLVVKPRHIEFQIIGDNYGNIIHLCERDCSIQRRHQKIIEIAPCPSISEHLRKTMGTTAVAAAKAVNYTNVGTVEFLLDDYNNFYFMEMNTRIQVEHGITEEVMGVDLVVRQIRIANGEILELEQSDIKPHGYAIEARITSENVWKNFTPVPGTVSDYYPALGPSVRVDSHIYKGYKIPPFYDSLLAKLIIKTTDYDLAVNKLERALKEFRIEGVRTIIPFLLSISKSREFRLGFFDTSYVEKNLDKILENTMDDMQPNKNEAIAAIAAAMRKSARI; via the coding sequence ATGATACGTAAAATTCTTATCGCTAATCGCGGCGAGATCGCGGTTCGCATCATTAGGGCCTGCAGAGATCTGCATATTAAAAGCGTCGCGATCTACACCAAACCCGACGTCGATTGTTTGCATGTAAAAATCGCCGATGAGGCCTACGAGGTCAGCGCCGACGCGCTAAAAGGCTATCTGGACGCCAAAAAGATCGTCGAAGTCGCCAAAGAGTGTGGCGCTGATGCGATACATCCTGGATACGGCTTTTTGAGCGAGAATTTTGACTTTGCAAGAGAGGTCGAGGATGCGGGCATTATCTTTATCGGTCCAAAGCCTGACGTTATCCGCAAAATGGGCAACAAAAATATCGCTCGCTATTTGATGCGCAAAAACGGCATTCCGATCGTACCAGGCACTGAAAAGCTCAATCACGAGAGCATGGATACGATCAAAAAATATGCGCGCGAGATCGGCTATCCCGTGATTTTAAAGGCTAGCGGCGGCGGCGGCGGACGCGGTATCCGCGAGGTGTGGGACGAGAAAGATATGGAGAGTGCCTACGATTCGTGCACTAGAGAGGCGAAAACATTTTTTAACAACGATGAAATTTTTATGGAAAAACTCGTCGTCAAGCCGCGCCACATCGAGTTTCAGATCATCGGCGATAATTACGGCAATATCATTCACCTTTGCGAACGCGATTGCTCGATCCAGCGCCGCCACCAAAAGATTATCGAGATCGCGCCGTGCCCCTCAATAAGCGAGCATCTACGTAAAACGATGGGTACGACTGCAGTCGCTGCGGCAAAAGCGGTGAATTACACAAACGTCGGCACGGTGGAATTTTTGCTCGATGACTACAATAACTTCTATTTTATGGAGATGAATACCCGCATCCAGGTCGAGCACGGCATCACCGAGGAAGTTATGGGCGTCGATCTTGTCGTGCGCCAGATCCGCATCGCAAACGGCGAAATTTTAGAGCTTGAGCAAAGCGATATCAAGCCGCACGGCTACGCGATTGAGGCTAGAATCACCTCCGAAAACGTCTGGAAAAATTTCACCCCGGTCCCCGGCACCGTTAGCGATTATTATCCTGCACTAGGTCCCTCCGTGCGCGTCGATAGCCACATCTACAAGGGCTATAAAATTCCGCCGTTTTACGACTCGCTTCTAGCCAAGCTCATCATCAAAACCACCGACTACGACCTAGCCGTCAATAAGCTAGAGCGCGCGCTGAAGGAGTTTCGCATTGAGGGGGTGCGTACGATCATTCCGTTTTTGCTCAGCATCAGCAAGTCGCGCGAGTTTCGACTCGGCTTTTTTGACACGAGCTACGTAGAGAAAAATTTAGACAAAATTTTAGAAAACACGATGGACGATATGCAGCCGAATAAAAACGAAGCGATCGCCGCTATCGCTGCTGCAATGCGCAAATCCGCGCGGATTTAG
- a CDS encoding arginyltransferase has protein sequence MTEIPFCTLDFACPYLDGRAARSEYLYVKGCDFEYNSSLVQHGYRRFGRYFQKPICAGCAECKSLRVDAANFKFSKSHRRVYKNNRTTAYVWQPRPLLNDARLELFALYHDYMHLKKGWPLQEIDFERYDEIYVQGHGDFGKEISYYGEDGRLICVDLIDIVDDGISSVYCYYDPYLPHLSLGKFSLLKQIEFAQDLGLRWIYLGYAVKQCPSLAYKFSYEPYEILNSYTELDAPAVWEGRVEG, from the coding sequence ATGACTGAAATTCCATTTTGCACGCTGGATTTTGCCTGCCCCTATCTGGATGGCAGAGCCGCGCGCAGCGAGTATCTCTACGTAAAAGGCTGCGATTTCGAGTATAATTCAAGTTTAGTGCAGCACGGCTACCGCCGCTTCGGCAGGTATTTTCAAAAGCCCATTTGTGCGGGATGTGCGGAGTGTAAAAGCCTACGCGTCGATGCCGCAAATTTTAAATTTAGCAAATCGCATCGTCGCGTCTATAAAAATAATCGCACGACCGCCTATGTGTGGCAGCCTCGCCCGCTTTTAAACGATGCGCGTTTGGAGCTTTTCGCGCTTTATCACGACTACATGCATCTAAAAAAGGGCTGGCCTTTGCAAGAGATCGATTTTGAGCGATATGATGAAATTTACGTCCAGGGCCACGGCGACTTCGGCAAAGAAATTTCCTACTACGGCGAGGACGGGCGGCTTATCTGCGTCGATCTTATCGATATCGTAGATGACGGCATCAGCTCGGTGTATTGCTACTACGATCCGTATCTGCCACACCTAAGTCTGGGTAAATTTTCGCTTTTAAAACAGATCGAGTTTGCCCAAGATCTGGGGCTGCGCTGGATCTATCTGGGCTACGCGGTGAAGCAGTGCCCGAGCCTAGCGTATAAATTTAGCTACGAGCCGTATGAAATTTTAAACTCATACACAGAACTTGACGCTCCCGCCGTGTGGGAGGGGCGCGTAGAGGGGTAG
- a CDS encoding ATP-binding protein — protein sequence MKKVLLSCALAGALFGLEIDGFSAPSGSLITDDAFYIANRGSSEDPQERDGFISRIVKNSGVVETNFIDDLVNPGGMAQIADVLYVCDIDTIRGFAKGQEVFNLKIEGAQALNDVVALGSEVLLASDPARGRIWRIDLLSRTADELARIDPSLGSPNGLLAKGDKLLITTFDLSGKVSGRVLSMDLKSREISIFADMKGVFYGIARGKNGEILISDWGEDLLSGKIWRIDANGQIRKINLGAMQRPADISSDDKVLLIPKTLENKVELINLP from the coding sequence ATGAAAAAAGTTCTACTTTCGTGCGCCTTGGCGGGCGCGCTTTTTGGCCTAGAGATCGACGGATTTAGCGCACCTAGCGGTTCGCTCATTACCGATGACGCCTTTTATATCGCAAATCGCGGTAGTAGTGAAGATCCACAAGAGCGCGACGGCTTCATCAGCCGCATAGTAAAAAACTCGGGTGTCGTTGAGACAAATTTTATAGACGATCTGGTAAATCCGGGCGGAATGGCGCAGATCGCGGACGTGCTTTATGTCTGCGATATCGATACTATCAGGGGTTTTGCCAAAGGCCAGGAGGTTTTCAATCTAAAAATCGAGGGAGCGCAGGCCTTAAACGACGTCGTGGCGCTCGGCAGCGAAGTTTTGCTCGCAAGCGATCCCGCGCGTGGGAGGATCTGGCGCATCGACCTGCTCTCGCGCACCGCGGATGAGTTGGCACGCATCGATCCCTCGCTAGGCAGCCCAAACGGACTTTTGGCTAAAGGTGATAAGCTTCTGATCACTACATTCGATCTTAGTGGAAAGGTTTCGGGGCGCGTGCTAAGCATGGATTTGAAATCTCGCGAAATTTCGATCTTTGCCGATATGAAGGGGGTTTTCTACGGCATAGCGCGCGGAAAAAACGGCGAAATTTTAATTAGCGACTGGGGTGAGGACCTTTTAAGTGGTAAAATTTGGCGTATCGATGCAAACGGACAGATACGCAAAATAAACCTCGGCGCGATGCAAAGACCTGCGGACATCTCAAGCGACGACAAGGTTTTATTGATCCCAAAAACGCTGGAAAACAAGGTGGAGCTGATAAATTTGCCGTAA
- the lptB gene encoding LPS export ABC transporter ATP-binding protein, with protein MHKLEVRGLKKTIKGTPIIKGISLELYNGEIVGLLGPNGAGKTTTFYMICGLISASGGDILLNESSIAKVPLHKRAKLGIGYLPQESSIFKELSVEENLMLAAEITYKNKAEASRKVDEMLNLLNIEPIRLRKGVSLSGGERRRCEIARSLMITPKFLLLDEPFAGVDPIAVSDIQSIVRDLKKLGIGVLITDHNVRETLAICDRAYVIKDGELFAGGTAKEIASDPNVRKFYLGEDFSI; from the coding sequence ATGCATAAACTGGAAGTCAGGGGTCTAAAAAAAACCATAAAAGGCACGCCGATCATTAAGGGCATCTCGCTAGAGCTTTACAACGGCGAGATCGTGGGGCTGCTGGGTCCCAACGGCGCGGGCAAAACCACGACATTTTATATGATCTGCGGGCTGATAAGCGCTAGCGGTGGCGATATCTTGCTTAATGAGAGCAGCATCGCAAAGGTTCCGCTTCATAAGCGCGCAAAGCTGGGCATCGGCTACCTGCCACAAGAAAGCAGCATCTTTAAGGAGCTCAGCGTTGAGGAAAATTTAATGCTCGCTGCAGAGATTACCTATAAAAATAAAGCTGAAGCCTCACGAAAGGTCGATGAAATGCTAAATCTGCTCAACATCGAGCCGATCAGATTACGCAAAGGCGTGAGCCTAAGCGGCGGCGAGCGCAGACGCTGCGAGATCGCGCGAAGCCTGATGATAACGCCTAAATTTCTGCTTTTGGACGAGCCGTTTGCAGGCGTCGATCCTATCGCCGTTAGCGACATCCAAAGTATCGTGCGAGACCTAAAAAAGCTCGGCATCGGCGTGCTCATCACCGATCACAACGTCCGCGAAACGCTTGCGATCTGCGACCGCGCCTACGTCATCAAAGACGGCGAGCTGTTCGCCGGCGGCACCGCAAAAGAGATAGCCAGCGATCCAAATGTACGCAAATTCTACCTCGGCGAGGATTTTAGTATCTAA
- the tsaE gene encoding tRNA (adenosine(37)-N6)-threonylcarbamoyltransferase complex ATPase subunit type 1 TsaE, translating into MSKSFELICGEDEISRLVQALPKSGIILLIGDLASGKTTLARAIVRAHGLDEHVSSPTFSIMQNYGEIYHYDIYNGGCEGILKNGLFENLFEEGLHLIEWADENLINLLKKYELDFCVVRITPHAQGRKYEVSYA; encoded by the coding sequence ATGTCCAAGAGCTTTGAACTCATCTGCGGCGAGGATGAAATTTCACGCCTCGTGCAGGCTCTGCCAAAAAGCGGCATAATATTGCTAATCGGCGATCTTGCCAGCGGCAAAACGACGCTTGCGCGCGCGATCGTGCGGGCTCACGGATTAGACGAGCACGTAAGCTCGCCGACATTTTCGATCATGCAAAACTACGGCGAAATTTATCATTACGACATCTATAACGGCGGCTGTGAGGGAATTTTAAAAAACGGACTGTTTGAAAATTTATTTGAAGAGGGGCTTCATCTGATCGAATGGGCGGATGAAAATTTGATAAATTTACTTAAAAAATATGAGCTTGATTTTTGCGTAGTGAGGATCACGCCGCATGCGCAAGGGCGAAAATACGAGGTAAGCTATGCATAA
- a CDS encoding RNA-binding S4 domain-containing protein — protein sequence MRIDKFLNAVNITKRRAISEDMCKSGVVAVNGAVAKPAKELKIGDVITISFLDRKQSFKVLAFPSAKNTPKSEQAKYVQEL from the coding sequence ATGAGAATCGATAAATTTTTAAACGCAGTAAATATCACCAAGCGGCGCGCCATCAGCGAAGATATGTGCAAAAGCGGCGTCGTAGCCGTAAACGGCGCGGTAGCAAAGCCCGCTAAAGAGCTTAAAATCGGCGACGTTATCACTATAAGTTTTTTAGATAGAAAACAAAGCTTTAAGGTCCTAGCCTTTCCTAGCGCGAAAAATACGCCCAAAAGCGAGCAAGCAAAGTATGTCCAAGAGCTTTGA
- a CDS encoding argininosuccinate synthase, protein MAKDVKKVVLAYSGGLDTSIILKWLGDTYGCDVVTFTADIGQNEDLEPIKNKAVKLGIKKENIFVEDLREEFVRDYVFPMFRANAVYEGEYLLGTSIARPLIAKKLVEIAKKIGADAVSHGATGKGNDQVRFELGAYALNPDIKVIAPWRLWDLNSREKLLAYAKKNGIDIASKPGKSPYSMDANILHISYEGLVLEDPAHAPEEDMWRWTVSPKNAPDKSEIIEIEYKHGDPVKLNGKALKPHEMLAALNELGAKNGIGRLDLVENRYVGMKSRGCYETPGGTIMLKAHRAIESITLDRGAAHLKDDLMPRYAELIYNGFWFSPERLLLQELINKSQEHVNGKVKLELYKGNVTVLGRESKSDSLFNTDFVTFEEDKVFNQKDGDGFIKLSALRFIIAGKNGRKL, encoded by the coding sequence ATGGCAAAAGATGTAAAAAAGGTCGTTTTGGCGTATTCCGGAGGACTAGATACTAGCATTATTTTAAAGTGGCTCGGCGATACTTACGGCTGCGATGTGGTGACTTTCACCGCAGATATCGGTCAGAATGAGGATTTGGAGCCTATCAAAAACAAAGCTGTGAAACTGGGCATCAAAAAGGAAAATATCTTCGTAGAGGATCTGCGCGAGGAATTTGTGCGCGATTACGTATTTCCGATGTTCCGCGCAAATGCGGTTTATGAGGGCGAGTATCTTTTGGGCACATCGATCGCGCGCCCGTTGATCGCTAAAAAACTAGTCGAGATCGCGAAAAAAATAGGTGCGGATGCCGTAAGCCACGGCGCGACCGGTAAAGGTAACGACCAAGTCCGCTTCGAGCTTGGCGCATACGCGCTAAATCCCGATATTAAGGTGATTGCGCCGTGGAGGTTGTGGGATCTGAACTCTCGCGAGAAATTGCTTGCCTATGCTAAGAAAAACGGCATCGACATCGCCTCAAAGCCCGGCAAGTCGCCGTATTCGATGGATGCGAATATCCTTCACATCTCCTACGAGGGCTTGGTGCTGGAAGATCCCGCCCATGCGCCTGAAGAGGATATGTGGCGATGGACCGTAAGCCCTAAAAATGCGCCAGATAAGAGCGAGATCATCGAGATTGAATACAAGCATGGTGATCCTGTAAAGCTAAATGGCAAAGCGCTTAAGCCGCACGAGATGCTAGCCGCGCTTAACGAACTCGGCGCTAAAAATGGCATCGGCAGGCTTGATCTTGTTGAAAACCGCTACGTCGGCATGAAGAGTCGCGGCTGCTACGAAACTCCGGGCGGCACGATCATGCTGAAGGCTCACCGCGCTATCGAGAGCATAACGCTAGATCGCGGCGCGGCGCATCTAAAAGACGATCTGATGCCGCGCTACGCCGAGCTCATCTACAACGGCTTTTGGTTCAGCCCGGAGCGCTTGCTGCTTCAAGAGCTGATAAACAAATCCCAAGAGCACGTAAACGGCAAGGTTAAGCTAGAGCTTTATAAGGGCAACGTGACCGTGCTGGGTAGGGAGAGCAAGAGCGATAGTTTGTTTAATACCGATTTCGTGACGTTTGAAGAGGATAAGGTTTTCAATCAAAAAGACGGCGACGGATTTATCAAACTAAGCGCACTAAGATTTATCATCGCGGGCAAGAACGGACGCAAGCTTTAG